Proteins co-encoded in one Arachis hypogaea cultivar Tifrunner chromosome 13, arahy.Tifrunner.gnm2.J5K5, whole genome shotgun sequence genomic window:
- the LOC112738161 gene encoding large ribosomal subunit protein uL3c → MSIMSICTAISGCYWRSPDLLSNRESKSFLKLKAGSSRRPRRAVVTMSMEAGVGVMGTKLGMMSYFQANGEVVPVTVVGFKEGNIVTQVKTEATDGYSAVQVGYQRVRERKLTKPEMGHLQKAGAISMRHLQEFRLLSVDAFQPNQRLVFDQIFQEGDLVDVSGTTIGKGFQGGIKRHNFKRGLMTHGSKSHRQLGSIGAGTTPGRVYKGKKMPGRMGGTKRKIRKLKIVKIDKDLNVVMIKGAVPGKPGNLLRITPAKIVGKNIPKS, encoded by the exons ATGTCAATAATGTCGATATGTACAGCGATATCAGGGTGTTACTGGCGGAGCCCAGATTTGTTGAGCAATCGGGAGTCGAAGTCGTTTCTGAAACTGAAAGCGGGGAGCAGCAGGAGGCCGAGAAGAGCGGTGGTGACGATGAGCATGGAGGCTGGAGTTGGAGTGATGGGCACGAAGCTGGGCATGATGAGCTACTTCCAGGCCAACGGAGAGGTGGTGCCCGTGACGGTGGTGGGCTTCAAGGAAGGCAATATCGTGACGCAGGTGAAGACGGAAGCAACTGACGGATACAGTGCAGTCCAGGTCGGGTACCAAAGGGTGAGGGAGAGAAAATTGACTAAACCCGAAATGGGTCATCTCCAGAAGGCTGGTGCCATCTCCATGCGCCATCTTCAGGAGTTTCGCCTTCTCTCCGTCGACGCTTTTCAGCCCAACCAGCGTCTCGTCTTCGATCAAATCTTCCAGGAGGGCGATCTTGTTGACGTCTCCGGCACCACCATCGGCAAGGGTttccaag GTGGAATCAAGCGTCACAACTTCAAGAGGGGTCTAATGACCCATGGTTCTAAGAGTCACAGACAACTAGGATCAATCGGTGCTGGAACTACACCTGGCCGTGTATACAAGGGAAAGAAGATGCCTGGTAGGATGGGAGGAACCAAGAGGAAGATTAGAAAGCTTAAAATTGTCAAAATTGATAAGGATCTTAATGTGGTTATGATCAAAGGTGCTGTCCCTGGTAAGCCAGGGAATCTTCTGCGAATAACTCCAGCCAAGATTGTTGGGAAGAACATTCCAAAAAGTTGA
- the LOC112733704 gene encoding uncharacterized protein, with product MQIPPFKGRNDPEVYLKWERKVERIFACHNYSEAKKVRLAAVAFSDYALLWWDELVKTRRRNDDHPIESWDLMKRLMKKRFVPSYYYRKVHQKLHRLTQDSKSVEDYHKEMEMLMITANIEEDTEVTMARFVGGLNREIADVVELHHYVEIEDLVSMAMKVERQQQRRAPRGLSHANPKWESRNADTTKTKGVESNALLDATKKKCNSNSSSATSRHRDIKCFKCHGMGHYASDCPNRRLMVIRGDDIVSDSDHGDDSDHNSMPSLEDCSHGDVEYAVHGESLVVRRALNLQVKEENLEQRHNLFHTRCLVGGKVCSLIIDGGSWTNVASTLMVEKLGLTCVRHPKPYTLQWLNDSGEIKVDKQVTIAFSVGKYVDEALCDVVPMQACHLLLGRSWQFDRRAFHDGYTNRFSFDFNGRKITLAPLPPKEVYLDQLKLQQDTKGNMGCEITEKSERKEYSKRPKERDLKSALIGKKALFMVRFRDTLFSDTDLNPNLPNSFVSLLQAFADVFPIDVPRGLPPLRGIEHQIDFIPGASIPNRPAYMSNLEETKEL from the exons ATGCAAATACCACCATTTAAAGGGAGAAATGATCCTGAAGTTTATTTGAAGTGGGAACgtaaggtggaaagaatttttgCTTGTCATAATTACTCTGAAGCAAAGAAGGTTCGTTTGGCAGCAGTTGCATTCTCTGACTATGCCTTGCTTTGGTGGGATGAACTAGTGAAGACACGACGGCGGAATGATGATCACCCTATAGAGTCTTGGGATCTTATGAAGCGCCTCATGAAGAAACGATTTGTGCCTTCGTACTACTACAGGAAAGTGCATCAGAAGTTACATCGACTGACTCAAGACTCCAAGTCTGTTGAAGACTACCATAAGGAAATGGAAATGCTTATGATTACTGCCAACATAGAAGAGGACACTGAGGTTACTATGGCACGATTTGTGGGTGGTTTGAATAGAGAAATTGCTGATGTGGTGGAGTTACATCATTATGTGGAGATAGAGGATTTGGTCAGTATGGCAATGAAGGTGGAGAGGCAACAACAAAGAAGAGCACCAAGAGGATTATCGCATGCTAATCCAAAGTGGGAGTCTCGTAATGCTGACACAACAAAGACTAAGGGTGTTGAATCCAATGCATTGCTTGATGCTACGAAGAAGAAATGTAATTCTAACTCTTCTTCTGCTACTTCTAGACATCGAGATATTAAATGCTTCAAGTGTCATGGTATGGGTCATTATGCTAGTGATTGCCCAAATAGGAGATTGATGGTTATTAGAGGAGATGATATTGTGTCTGATTCTGATCATGGTGATGACTCTGATCATAATAGCATGCCATCTTTGGAGGATTGTTCTCATGGTGATGTTGAGTATGCAGTCCATGGTGAATCTCTTGTTGTTAGACGTGCTTTGAATTTACAGGTGAAAGAAGAAAATCTAGAGCAACGCCACAATCTTTTTCACACTAGATGCTTGGTGGGTGGAAAAGTGTGTAGTCTAATTATTGATGGCGGGAGTTGGACTAACGTGGCTAGTACACTTATGGTGGAGAAATTGGGTTTGACATGTGTTCGACATCCTAAACCATATACGTTGCAGTGGTTGAATGACAGTGGAGAGATCAAGGTTGACAAACAGGTGACAATTGCATTCTCTGTTGGCAAGTATGTTGATGAGGCATTGTGTGATGTGGTGCCAATGCAAGCTTGTCATTTATTATTGGGGCGATCTTGGCAGTTCGACCGTCGAGCATTTCATGATGGTTATACAAATCGATTCTCCTTTGATTTTAATGGTCGCAAGATCACTCTTGCTCCTTTACCACCTAAGGAGGTTTACCTTGACCAGTTGAAGCTTCAACAGGATACCAAGGGGAACATGGGATGTGAGATCACAGAAAAATCTGAGAGAAAAGAATATAGCAAAAGGCCCAAAG AGAGAGATTTAAAGAGTGCTTTAATAGGCAAGAAAGCTTTGTTTATGGTTCGGTTTAGGGATACTTTATTCTCTGACACTGACCTTAACCCAAATTTGCCAAATAGCTTTGTCTCTTTGTTGCAGGCATTTGCCGATGTCTTCCCTATTGACGTACCACGTGGTTTGCCTCCATTACGTGGGATTGAGCACCAAATTGATTTTATTCCTGGTGCTAGCATTCCTAATAGACCAGCCTATATGAGTAATCTTGAAGAGACAAAGGAACTTTAA